In Liquorilactobacillus hordei DSM 19519, the following proteins share a genomic window:
- the yfmF gene encoding EF-P 5-aminopentanol modification-associated protein YfmF codes for MRISLKSGVSLSLVSTKQFKTTRIAVDLIAPLKSEALTKRLLLASILENSSQKYPNQKILSEELARMYGAGFGVSTERKGNIHALSFNFECVNEHFLNTTDGLLEQGINFLKEIIFEPLLDGKRFDPKTFERQKEVLADYINSVRDDRQLFASLELNNLFFEDTVQALPSFGDIESLDKITNEELYEYYIECLKSNQVEIIISGDITKEQAKELAANLNFTARQPEKLSVFYAHPSQSQVVKERIHHLEISQAKLNLGYSLPVYFQENKYYSALVFNDLFGGQPLSKLFVNVRERSSLAYYASSSYDSFRGFLSVKTGIEAENKKQVLQIIEQQLSELRAGDITKKEIETAKRSLINSYLSQLDHQGVLLSRALFNGLLNKDLQEKEWIEKIKNVTLTDVAEIAKMVHLEAIIFLDGEVKNENN; via the coding sequence GTGCGCATAAGCTTAAAATCAGGGGTTAGTTTGTCGTTAGTCTCAACCAAACAGTTTAAAACAACTAGAATAGCGGTAGACTTGATAGCTCCGCTGAAATCTGAAGCACTGACAAAACGGCTGCTATTGGCTAGTATTTTAGAAAATAGTAGTCAGAAATACCCTAATCAAAAAATATTATCGGAAGAACTTGCGCGTATGTATGGTGCGGGGTTTGGTGTTTCCACAGAGCGAAAAGGAAATATTCATGCGTTGAGTTTTAATTTTGAATGCGTCAATGAACATTTTTTAAATACTACTGATGGGTTATTAGAGCAGGGTATTAATTTTTTGAAAGAAATTATTTTTGAACCGTTGCTGGATGGTAAGCGCTTTGACCCAAAGACTTTTGAGAGACAAAAGGAAGTATTAGCAGACTATATTAATTCTGTAAGGGATGATAGACAGTTATTTGCTTCACTTGAATTGAATAATTTATTTTTTGAAGATACTGTGCAAGCACTTCCCTCCTTTGGTGATATTGAAAGCTTAGATAAAATTACCAATGAGGAACTTTATGAGTACTATATTGAATGTCTTAAGAGTAATCAAGTCGAGATAATTATTTCGGGTGACATTACAAAAGAGCAAGCAAAAGAATTAGCTGCAAATCTTAACTTTACTGCTAGACAACCAGAAAAATTATCAGTATTTTATGCACATCCCTCACAAAGCCAAGTTGTTAAAGAAAGAATTCATCATCTTGAAATCAGTCAGGCTAAGTTAAATCTTGGTTACTCATTACCAGTGTATTTTCAAGAGAATAAATATTATTCTGCCTTGGTTTTTAATGATTTATTCGGTGGACAACCGCTCTCAAAGTTATTTGTCAATGTCCGTGAAAGATCAAGTTTAGCATACTATGCAAGCAGTTCGTATGATAGTTTTCGAGGATTCTTGTCAGTTAAGACCGGAATTGAAGCTGAAAATAAGAAACAAGTCCTGCAGATTATTGAGCAACAATTATCAGAATTAAGAGCGGGTGACATCACAAAAAAAGAAATTGAAACCGCAAAAAGATCTTTAATAAATAGTTATTTAAGTCAGCTGGATCATCAAGGAGTGTTACTTAGTCGAGCATTGTTTAATGGTTTATTGAATAAAGATCTTCAAGAAAAAGAGTGGATTGAAAAAATAAAGAACGTAACACTTACAGACGTTGCTGAAATTGCCAAGATGGTACATTTAGAAGCAATCATTTTTTTAGATGGAGAAGTAAAGAATGAAAATAATTGA
- a CDS encoding DNA translocase FtsK produces MAQRKRKPSVKAKKKESNRICGGFFIFFGVFGIFKLGFLGILCLNFFRIFLGDVAVIGLSALVLLGAYLLITGTEPKLRKNWILGVSGLILSLLLVLHAMLFGKLDLHSHFINITWQYLQSDLVAGDIGSSVGGGMLGAFLYTPAYFLLSQIGTYIFSAIFAVFSMCVCFKVSFAKVLQIIGIGINYFIKGCSIVLSRLFETIKSCYNKIKQRSKVTHEQKIVKEQRKLAKQKQKIIEENTDQEQEKVQEQVNETEFIKTNSWNTEKKESTSAAKSADSGDTLVTENSVNLDYELPSTALLQEVAAEDQSDEYKKIEYNTKVLKETFKSFGVNVEIRKAILGPSVTKYELHPAIGVKVSKIVGLTDDLALALAAKDIRIEAPIPGKSLIGIEVPNQKVSTVSFRSIVEEQKRQPSKLLEVPLGRDIAGNLVTADLGKMPHLLIAGSTGSGKSVAINGIITSLLMNCPPHLVKLMLVDPKKVELGVYNGIPHLLTPVVTNPKKAAKALNKLVEEMERRYELFANTGQRNISGYNKMVERQNKDMKTAEQLLPYIVIVVDELSDLMMVASNEVEDAIIRLAQMARAAGIHMILATQRPSVDVITGLIKANVPSRMAFAVSSGTDSRTIIDSNGAEKLLGRGDMLFLPMGLNKPIRVQGAFISDQDVTNVVNFVKEQQPAEYDESLIISDEETQQNQTEDAEDELFDGAVKLIAREQSCSISMLQRRFRIGYNRAARLVDELEAHGMIGPSEGSKPRKVFVPRDDDGSSQE; encoded by the coding sequence ATGGCACAAAGAAAAAGAAAACCAAGTGTCAAGGCTAAGAAAAAAGAGTCCAATAGAATTTGCGGAGGCTTTTTTATTTTCTTTGGTGTGTTTGGAATTTTTAAATTGGGTTTTTTAGGAATATTGTGTCTGAATTTTTTTCGCATTTTTCTAGGGGATGTTGCAGTTATTGGGTTGTCGGCACTCGTGTTATTAGGAGCCTATCTCTTGATTACGGGGACAGAACCTAAATTAAGAAAGAATTGGATTTTAGGAGTAAGCGGTCTTATATTATCTTTGCTGTTAGTGTTACACGCAATGTTGTTTGGCAAATTGGATTTGCATTCCCACTTTATTAATATCACTTGGCAATACTTGCAAAGTGATTTAGTGGCGGGGGATATTGGTTCGAGTGTTGGTGGCGGAATGCTGGGTGCTTTTCTTTATACGCCAGCCTATTTTTTACTTTCACAGATTGGAACCTATATATTTAGTGCAATTTTTGCAGTGTTTAGCATGTGTGTATGTTTTAAAGTATCCTTTGCAAAAGTTTTGCAGATTATTGGAATTGGAATTAATTATTTCATAAAAGGTTGTAGTATCGTGTTGAGTAGATTATTTGAAACTATTAAAAGCTGCTATAACAAGATAAAACAGCGTAGTAAGGTGACACACGAGCAAAAAATTGTAAAAGAACAAAGGAAACTTGCTAAACAAAAACAAAAGATTATCGAAGAAAATACTGATCAGGAACAAGAAAAAGTCCAAGAGCAAGTTAATGAAACCGAGTTTATCAAGACAAACAGTTGGAACACAGAAAAAAAAGAGAGCACTAGTGCTGCTAAATCTGCTGATAGCGGAGATACGCTTGTTACTGAAAATTCTGTGAATCTAGATTATGAGTTACCGAGTACAGCGTTATTGCAAGAAGTGGCGGCTGAAGATCAAAGTGACGAGTATAAAAAGATTGAGTATAATACCAAAGTTCTTAAAGAGACATTCAAAAGCTTTGGAGTTAATGTTGAAATTAGAAAGGCAATTTTGGGGCCTTCTGTCACTAAATATGAATTGCATCCAGCAATTGGTGTAAAGGTTAGTAAAATTGTTGGACTCACAGATGACTTGGCACTAGCCTTGGCAGCTAAAGATATTAGAATTGAAGCACCAATTCCTGGCAAGTCACTGATTGGAATTGAAGTGCCAAATCAGAAGGTATCAACTGTTTCGTTTAGAAGTATTGTTGAGGAACAAAAACGGCAACCTTCTAAATTGCTTGAAGTTCCATTAGGTCGTGATATTGCGGGAAATCTTGTTACAGCAGATTTAGGAAAGATGCCACATTTGTTGATTGCTGGTTCTACAGGGAGCGGTAAATCAGTTGCAATTAATGGAATTATTACAAGTTTGTTGATGAATTGCCCACCACACTTAGTTAAATTGATGCTGGTTGATCCCAAAAAGGTTGAATTAGGGGTCTATAATGGAATCCCACATCTACTGACACCTGTTGTAACAAATCCTAAAAAAGCTGCAAAAGCTTTAAATAAGTTAGTTGAGGAAATGGAACGTCGTTATGAACTCTTTGCAAACACGGGCCAAAGAAACATTTCCGGATATAATAAGATGGTTGAACGACAAAATAAAGATATGAAAACAGCTGAGCAATTACTTCCTTATATTGTAATTGTGGTTGATGAATTGTCAGATTTGATGATGGTTGCTTCAAATGAAGTTGAAGATGCAATTATTAGATTAGCACAAATGGCACGAGCTGCTGGAATTCATATGATTTTGGCAACACAACGTCCCTCTGTTGATGTTATTACTGGTTTGATAAAAGCAAATGTTCCTTCAAGAATGGCATTTGCTGTCTCAAGTGGAACCGATTCTCGAACAATCATTGATTCAAATGGAGCGGAAAAATTATTAGGTAGAGGAGATATGCTCTTTCTTCCAATGGGACTTAATAAACCGATCAGGGTTCAAGGGGCATTTATTTCAGACCAAGATGTTACAAATGTAGTCAACTTTGTAAAAGAACAACAACCTGCAGAGTATGATGAATCATTAATTATTTCAGACGAAGAAACACAACAAAATCAAACTGAAGATGCAGAAGATGAATTGTTTGATGGAGCGGTAAAGTTAATTGCAAGAGAACAATCATGCAGTATATCAATGCTTCAACGCAGATTTAGAATTGGCTATAATCGTGCGGCTAGACTTGTAGACGAATTAGAGGCTCACGGGATGATAGGACCATCTGAAGGAAGTAAACCGCGTAAAGTATTTGTTCCAAGAGATGATGATGGATCTTCACAAGAATAA